A window of Adhaeribacter arboris genomic DNA:
AAACCCTCTTTTTCTAAATTATGCAGGTCATTTGTCTTGAAGAAGCCGCTTTTTATGAGTTAGTCGAACAAGTAGTTGCTCGATTAAAAGAAAAGCACGGCGAAGAAAGAGAAAAATGGATTTCTGATGAGCAAGCCATGCAGCTCTTGAATATCAAATCAAAAACGACTTTGCAAAAATTGCGGGACGAAGGAAAAATTCGCTACTCCCAGCCACAGAAGAAAATTATTCTATATGACCGGGATTCTATTGACGCTTATCTAGAGAAAAACGCCCGAAATACCTTTTAATATATGGAAGAAGTTCAAAAACCGGAGCCGGATTATCAAAAAGGCTTCAATGAAGGTTATACCATTGCTAAGCACCTCCCTGAACTTGCTGAGAAACTAGCCAAGGCAACGGCAGAAAATTTACGCGGTAACGGTTTTCAGGAAGGTCGGAACCAATTTCTATCTGAAAAGGCAAAGGAACGTTATCCCTCCTGGCTGACCGGAGATCGGACTAGCAAGGGGGAGAATGAGCCAACTAAAACGATGGATAAAGATAAGGATATTGAACCGGAACGGTGAATCTTTTTTCTTTCACCAGTCCTTTATTGTTTTTCTTGTAATAAGGGAGTAAATCGTTTAATTTCATGCAGAGGGCAATAGAGTGTCCTTGGATAAGCTGCCAATAAATTTGCAATGCAATTGCATTTTATTTTTCGTAGGTTTGCATAGATGAAATGGTTTGCTTTCATATTAAGTATCTACATGGTTGTATTACCATGTGTTCCCTGTGCTGATGCAGCACCGAGAATGGATACGCTTGAGCAAACTATTATAGGAATGGACTCAAGCTGTCCTGATGAAACTCCTGCTGGCGATCTATGTTCACCTCTTTGCATGTGTAGTTGTTGCGCCGGGTTTGCCTTGCAAAACGTTACACACAAAATAACCTTATCCAGCTTTCCTATACCTGTCCTACTGCCTGATTACCAAGCAGCATTTTCGCCGCATCCCTATTTTGC
This region includes:
- a CDS encoding helix-turn-helix domain-containing protein, with product MQVICLEEAAFYELVEQVVARLKEKHGEEREKWISDEQAMQLLNIKSKTTLQKLRDEGKIRYSQPQKKIILYDRDSIDAYLEKNARNTF
- a CDS encoding DUF6660 family protein; the protein is MKWFAFILSIYMVVLPCVPCADAAPRMDTLEQTIIGMDSSCPDETPAGDLCSPLCMCSCCAGFALQNVTHKITLSSFPIPVLLPDYQAAFSPHPYFAIWQPPKV